The following proteins are co-located in the Delphinus delphis chromosome 5, mDelDel1.2, whole genome shotgun sequence genome:
- the FGG gene encoding fibrinogen gamma chain isoform X2, with translation MSWSSHPRSLILCFYTLSLLSSTCLAYIATRDNCCILDERFGSYCPTTCGIADFLSTYQTSVDKDLQNLEGILRQVENKTSEAKELVKAIQISYHSDGPAKPNGIESATKISKKMLEEIMKYETLISTHESTVRFLQEIYNSNNQKIINLKQKVVQLEANCQEPCQDTVKIHDTTGKDCQDIANKGARESGLYFIKPLKAKQQFLVYCEIDGSGNGWTVFQKRLDGSVDFKKNWIQYKEGFGHLSPTGNTEFWLGNEKIHLISTQSTIPYVLRVQLEDWNGRTSTADYATFRVTGENDKYRMTYAYFIGGDAGDAFDGYDFGEDTSDKFFTSHNGMQFSTWDNDNDKFEGNCAEQDGSGWWMNKCHAGHLNGIYYQGGTYSKTSTTNGYDNGIIWATWKSRWYSMKKTTMKLIPYNRIAIGEGQQHHLGGAKQAGDV, from the exons ATGAGTTGGTCCTCACACCCCCGGAGTTTAATCCTCTGCTTCTATACTCTTTCATTGCTCTCTTCAACATGCCTGGCA TATATTGCTACCCGAGACAACTGCTGCATCTTAGATGAAAGATTT GGTAGTTATTGCCCAACTACCTGTGGAATTGCAGATTTCCTGTCTACTTACCAAACCAGTGTAGATAAGGATCTACAGAATTTGGAAGGCATCTTACGTCAGGTTGAGAACAAGACATCAGAAGCCAAAGAGTTGGTCAAAGCAATCCAGATCAGCTACCACTCTGATGGACCAGCAAAGCCAA atgggaTAGAGAGTGCTACCAAGATTTCCAAGAAAATGTTGGAAGAAATTATGAAATACGAAACAttgatttcaacacatgaatcaACAGTTCG ATTTTTGCAGGaaatatataattcaaataaTCAAAAAATCATCAACCTGAAACAGAAAGTGGTCCAACTGGAAGCAAACTGTCAGGAACCTTGTCAAGATACAGTGAAAATACATGATACAACTGGGAAAG attgtcaAGACATTGCCAATAAGGGGGCCAGAGAGAGTGGGCTTTACTTTATCAAACCTCTGAAAGCTAAGCAGCAGTTCTTAGTATACTGTGAAATTGATGGGTCTGGAAATGGATGGACTGTGTTTCAGAAG AGGCTTGATGGCAGTGTGGATTTCAAGAAAAACTGGATTCAATATAAAGAAGGGTTTGGACATCTGTCTCCTACTGGAAACACAGAATTTTGGCTGGGAAATGAGAAGATTCATTTGATAAGCACACAGTCTACCATCCCATATGTATTAAGAGTGCAGTTGGAGGATTGGAATGGCAGAACCAG TACTGCAGACTATGCTACGTTCAGGGTGACAGGTGAAAATGACAAATACCGCATGACATATGCCTACTTTATTGGTGGAGATGCTGGAGATGCGTTTGATGGCTACGATTTTGGCGAGGATACTAGTGACAAGTTTTTCACATCCCACAATGGCATGCAGTTCAGTACCTGGGACAATGACAACGATAAGTTTGAAGGCAACTGCGCTGAACAGGATGGATCTGGTTGGTGGATGAACAAATGTCATGCTGGCCACCTCAATGGAATTTATTACCAAG GTGGCACTTACTCAAAAACATCTACTACTAATGGTTATGATAATGGCATTATTTGGGC